The Mytilus trossulus isolate FHL-02 chromosome 3, PNRI_Mtr1.1.1.hap1, whole genome shotgun sequence genome contains a region encoding:
- the LOC134712388 gene encoding uncharacterized protein LOC134712388, translated as MDRVTYVVLLVAACVMYAVATIFNSLSGGGPNAIFKSNTGDISDKYYQEVTPAGWTFSIWGVIYIWETLWLVYAIVNIFRKTESGFVFNNPELMSAPFFVIFTINMGMNLAWIFLFDRQHLEPCLAILFLMYVTLYMCLFLSYRALDQNLQSLQKQERKADIWLTRILVQNGLSVYATWCTIATNLNLSMVLIYRGSLDLSVHDGGTVTLSVIAAQILVFVVLDFFFWDRYTRYTLTPYCVVIVALVGSLTKNYSEGNRNSIFTIVLLSIAVAIFIIKIVLTIVRHIRNPLKGMVISETKENLKNQVV; from the exons ATGGATCGCGTTACTTATGTTGTGTTACTGGTAGCGGCATGTGTTATGTACGCAGTGGCAACCATCTTTAATTCACTATCTGGAGGCGGCCCTAATG caatttttaagaGCAATACTGGAGACATATCTGACAAATACTACCAAGAGGTTACACCAGCCGGTTGGACTTTCAGCATCTGGGGTGTCATATATATATGGGAAACATTATGGCTAGTTTACGCAATAGTCAATATATTCCGGAAGACCGAATCAGGATTCGTATTCAACAACCCAGAATTGATGTCGGCACcatttttcgttatttttacGATCAACATGGGTATGAATCTAGCCTGgatttttctgtttgacaggCAACATTTGGAGCCATGTCTAgcgattttgtttttaatgtacGTTACTCTTTACATGTGTCTGTTCTTAAGCTACAGAGCTTTGGATCAAAATCTTCAGAGCCTTCAAAAGCAAGAAAGGAAAGCAGATATTTGGTTAACCCGTATATTGGTCCAAAATGGATTATCCGTTTACGCCACGTGGTGTACAATTGCAACAAACCTGAACTTAAGCATGGTACTTATATACAGAGGTTCGTTAGACCTATCAGTTCATGATGGCGGAACCGTCACTCTTTCAGTTATTGCTGCACAGATCCTTGTATTTGTTGTATTAGACTTTTTCTTTTGGGACAGATACACACGATACACTTTAACACCATACTGTGTAGTCATTGTTGCTCTGGTTGGAAGTTTGACCAAAAACTATTCTGAGGGTAACAGAAACTCAATTTTCACCATCGTTTTGTTGTCTATAGCTGTtgctatttttattataaaaatagttcTTACAATAGTGAGACACATCAGAAATCCATTGAAGGGCATGGTTATCTccgaaacaaaagaaaatttaaaaaatcaagttgtctga